From the genome of Cytobacillus firmus, one region includes:
- a CDS encoding CynX/NimT family MFS transporter, producing the protein MAGIIFVAFNLRPAITSVGPLIGAIRDETGISNGAAGLLTTLPLVAFALLSPFVPRIAQKLGSDWSILLGLTILGAGIAARSAGMLPPLYIGTILIGLGVGLCNVLLPGMVKEKFPQKVGLLTGIYTFSMGICAGLAPGFSVPLAEGIGVGWRLSLGAWAVLILIAIIVWLPQLKKKKKKTEVSAVSAPKSSMWTSPIAWQVTLFMGLQSMVYFSATTWLPEILHSQGREIAAAGWMVTVLQFSGLPVNFIIPVLADRLPNQKGIALGIGIFTFAGITGLLLNVNGIITNISIVLIGIGLGAAISHSLTLIGLRAENAKQAASLSGMAQSVGYLLAAAGPILIGSLYDLFQSWTIPLALLLVITAIFTISGIGAGRDQFVLQERDQKQKKTASTSA; encoded by the coding sequence ATGGCTGGAATTATCTTTGTAGCTTTTAATTTACGCCCTGCTATTACATCAGTCGGGCCATTGATTGGGGCAATACGGGATGAGACTGGAATTTCCAATGGTGCAGCAGGTCTTCTGACCACCTTGCCGCTTGTTGCCTTCGCTCTGCTCTCCCCTTTTGTGCCGAGGATCGCCCAAAAGCTTGGCAGTGATTGGAGCATTCTTTTGGGGTTAACGATTTTAGGAGCCGGCATTGCGGCCCGTTCTGCAGGAATGCTGCCTCCGCTGTACATAGGAACTATTTTAATAGGATTAGGGGTAGGTCTTTGCAATGTCCTTCTTCCGGGAATGGTCAAAGAAAAATTCCCGCAGAAGGTTGGCCTGCTGACAGGAATTTATACATTTTCAATGGGAATTTGTGCAGGACTTGCCCCAGGTTTCAGTGTCCCGCTTGCTGAGGGTATTGGGGTAGGCTGGAGGCTCTCGCTTGGAGCATGGGCTGTCCTGATCTTAATTGCCATCATTGTCTGGCTTCCTCAGCTAAAAAAGAAAAAGAAAAAAACGGAAGTATCTGCTGTATCTGCACCAAAGTCTTCCATGTGGACCTCTCCCATCGCCTGGCAAGTCACATTGTTTATGGGATTGCAATCAATGGTCTATTTCAGCGCTACTACCTGGCTCCCTGAAATTCTTCATAGCCAGGGACGGGAAATCGCCGCAGCTGGATGGATGGTAACGGTTCTCCAGTTTTCAGGACTTCCTGTTAATTTTATTATCCCTGTTCTTGCCGATCGGCTTCCTAACCAAAAAGGGATTGCCCTTGGCATCGGCATTTTCACTTTTGCCGGCATTACAGGTCTGCTTTTAAATGTTAATGGCATCATCACTAACATCAGTATCGTTCTAATCGGAATCGGGCTAGGCGCTGCGATCAGCCATTCCTTAACCCTGATCGGCCTTCGTGCTGAAAATGCAAAACAGGCTGCCAGTCTTTCAGGAATGGCGCAATCCGTCGGCTATCTTCTCGCCGCAGCTGGACCGATTCTCATTGGCTCACTATATGACCTGTTCCAGTCATGGACCATTCCGCTGGCCTTGCTTTTGGTAATAACTGCAATCTTTACAATATCCGGAATTGGAGCGGGGCGTGATCAATTTGTTTTGCAAGAAAGAGACCAAAAACAGAAAAAGACCGCTTCAACCAGTGCTTAA
- a CDS encoding PLP-dependent aminotransferase family protein: MSELTPNLDFTSSEPLYVQLYKYIKNEIKTGNLTVMAKLPSKRKFARYLEVSENTIESAYEQLMAEGYIESKARKGYFVCAVEQPVFSSANEEPLAEEKKHIDGKYLYHFTHSGVDIRTFPFSVFRKLTNQVLAKDNGEVLLLGHPQGELELRNEIAKYLYKSRGVNCSPSQIILGSGTQYLMKSLLQLLEGSIFAVENPGYHRKLVIFEKGMENVRDIPLDEDGLILSKLKKSGANIVFVTPSHQFPCGMIMPIARRMQLLQWAKGKPGRYIIEDDYDSEFRYTGKPIPALQGLDKDEKVIYMGTFSKALLPSLRISYMVLPRPLLKIYQEDYFFYAQTVSRIDQKILIKFLQEGYWDKHIQKMRVVYRKKRDSLMTAISKYFPPCAEVIGQDSGLHILVRPNNGMTEQELIKKAADAGVKVYPVSQFGMNEGHTILLGFALMSEEELEVALRHLSEAWYSN, encoded by the coding sequence ATGTCCGAGTTAACTCCAAATCTAGACTTTACCAGCAGTGAGCCACTATATGTGCAATTATATAAATATATTAAAAACGAAATTAAGACAGGCAATCTGACCGTAATGGCAAAGCTCCCTTCGAAAAGGAAATTTGCCAGATATCTTGAGGTCAGTGAGAACACAATTGAATCTGCGTATGAACAGCTTATGGCTGAAGGTTATATTGAATCGAAGGCGCGTAAAGGGTATTTCGTGTGTGCAGTTGAACAACCCGTCTTTTCTTCAGCAAATGAAGAGCCTCTCGCTGAAGAAAAGAAGCATATTGACGGTAAGTACCTATATCATTTTACTCATTCCGGAGTGGATATCAGGACGTTCCCATTTTCTGTGTTCCGGAAATTAACAAATCAAGTACTGGCAAAGGATAATGGTGAGGTTCTATTGCTTGGCCATCCTCAAGGAGAGCTGGAGCTGCGGAACGAGATTGCGAAGTATCTTTATAAATCCAGGGGAGTAAACTGTTCCCCCAGCCAAATCATTCTTGGTTCAGGAACACAATATCTAATGAAAAGTTTATTGCAGCTGCTTGAAGGAAGTATTTTTGCAGTCGAAAATCCGGGATATCACCGCAAGCTCGTCATCTTTGAAAAAGGAATGGAAAATGTGAGGGACATTCCACTGGATGAAGATGGACTTATTTTATCAAAGCTGAAAAAGTCAGGAGCAAATATCGTCTTTGTCACTCCATCGCACCAATTCCCATGCGGTATGATTATGCCTATTGCCAGAAGGATGCAGCTTTTACAATGGGCAAAGGGAAAGCCTGGCCGTTATATCATTGAAGATGATTATGACAGTGAATTCCGTTACACAGGCAAGCCGATTCCAGCTCTCCAGGGATTGGATAAGGATGAAAAAGTCATTTATATGGGCACATTCTCAAAAGCCCTGCTTCCCTCTTTAAGGATTAGTTATATGGTCCTTCCAAGGCCTTTGCTGAAAATTTATCAGGAAGATTATTTCTTTTATGCTCAAACTGTTTCCCGGATTGATCAGAAGATCTTGATAAAATTTCTTCAGGAGGGTTACTGGGATAAGCATATCCAGAAAATGAGGGTCGTGTATCGTAAAAAACGTGACAGTCTCATGACAGCAATTTCGAAGTATTTTCCTCCTTGTGCTGAAGTAATTGGACAGGATTCAGGCTTGCACATCCTAGTCCGTCCAAATAATGGGATGACCGAACAAGAACTTATTAAGAAAGCTGCTGATGCAGGGGTTAAAGTATACCCGGTATCGCAATTTGGTATGAATGAAGGACATACCATACTGCTGGGTTTTGCCCTGATGTCGGAGGAAGAGCTGGAAGTGGCCCTGCGGCATCTTTCGGAAGCCTGGTATAGCAATTGA
- a CDS encoding DMT family transporter, which translates to MSISRRLGLAMIISGASLWGLSGPMLQWFFQETRLSSSDYLVIRLITAGIFTLIFLSCRKVNVFAIWKYPRHWIQLLLFAVLGMLGGQYAFIETIQVSNAVTATLFQFAGPVLITIYVAIESRRWPAKIHLLAIVTALSGIFLLITNGSLDQILLSNKALWIGFLTALGFAFYTLQPVSLIKTWGTMTIIGWGMLLGGIVLYLLMPSFSFANLAGALNFGKLSMLISIIVISTLSFLLYIGSLKYLSPTETSLLSSIEPLVAALVSFLWLKETFGSYQLLGGVFIMAGVLFLSMKEKDEEIIILQQKGA; encoded by the coding sequence ATGAGCATTTCACGCAGGCTGGGACTGGCCATGATCATAAGCGGAGCTTCTTTGTGGGGATTATCTGGTCCAATGCTCCAGTGGTTTTTTCAGGAAACCCGCTTATCATCAAGCGATTATTTAGTTATCAGATTAATTACGGCAGGCATCTTCACGCTCATTTTCCTATCCTGCCGGAAAGTAAATGTATTTGCGATTTGGAAATATCCCCGCCACTGGATACAGCTTCTTCTTTTTGCTGTTTTGGGAATGCTTGGAGGGCAATATGCTTTTATTGAAACCATACAGGTGAGCAATGCCGTTACAGCCACCCTGTTTCAATTTGCCGGCCCGGTGCTGATCACGATTTATGTCGCAATTGAGTCGCGAAGATGGCCAGCCAAGATCCATTTGCTTGCCATTGTCACAGCTCTTTCAGGAATTTTCCTGCTTATTACCAACGGATCTCTGGACCAGATTCTTTTATCAAATAAGGCTTTATGGATTGGTTTTCTAACAGCGCTTGGATTTGCCTTTTACACCTTGCAGCCTGTTTCTCTTATTAAAACCTGGGGAACGATGACAATCATCGGTTGGGGAATGCTTCTGGGAGGAATAGTCCTATATTTGCTGATGCCATCATTCAGCTTTGCCAACTTGGCAGGAGCCCTTAATTTTGGTAAATTATCTATGTTAATCAGCATCATAGTGATCAGCACTCTCTCCTTTTTGCTCTATATAGGGAGTCTGAAGTATCTTTCCCCCACAGAAACCAGTCTGTTATCCAGCATTGAGCCTCTTGTGGCAGCTTTGGTATCCTTCCTGTGGCTAAAAGAAACCTTCGGAAGCTATCAATTGCTTGGCGGTGTTTTCATCATGGCAGGAGTACTATTCCTATCAATGAAAGAAAAAGATGAGGAAATCATTATTTTGCAGCAAAAAGGGGCTTAA
- a CDS encoding YeiH family protein: protein MEAQKIQEYVIEEPKKKQKAIGFAKGLSLTLFLAVLAGQIAHLPFFSILGIMILSILLGGIWGNTLSVPVDAHSGVQFSSKVLLRAGIILLGFRLNLQEIISAGFSIMLIDVVVIVFTMSLILLLGKVFRINKKLSALLAAGTAICGAAAIIAIAPIVKSKEEQTAVAVSCIAVLGTIGAILYIVLFPLLPISEQEYGVLAGATLHELAHVVAAGVPGGDVSSDSAILVKLGRVLLLIPVALIISFVYSRKNSSKSRNIGKLPIPWFIFGFLLTSLINTMFSIPGSIISIFLLLSTYLLAMGMAGLGLNIKWKDFVKVGFKPVAVAIAGFLGLLAITPLLLLLYKIF from the coding sequence ATGGAAGCACAAAAAATTCAAGAATATGTAATAGAAGAACCTAAAAAAAAACAAAAGGCTATCGGGTTTGCGAAAGGATTATCCCTGACCCTTTTCCTTGCGGTTCTGGCTGGACAAATTGCCCATCTTCCCTTTTTCTCCATTCTCGGAATCATGATCCTCTCCATTCTGCTGGGAGGCATTTGGGGAAATACGCTTTCTGTTCCTGTGGACGCTCATTCAGGTGTACAGTTCTCAAGCAAGGTATTGCTTCGTGCAGGGATTATTTTATTGGGCTTTAGGCTGAATTTGCAGGAAATTATATCAGCAGGCTTTTCCATCATGCTCATCGATGTAGTAGTCATCGTTTTTACCATGAGTTTGATCCTGCTTTTGGGCAAAGTGTTCAGAATCAATAAGAAATTGTCAGCTTTACTTGCTGCAGGCACTGCTATTTGCGGAGCGGCAGCCATAATTGCGATCGCCCCAATTGTCAAAAGCAAGGAAGAGCAAACCGCTGTGGCAGTATCATGCATAGCGGTTTTAGGGACCATTGGGGCGATTTTGTATATTGTTTTATTTCCCTTGCTGCCTATCAGTGAGCAGGAATATGGTGTTTTAGCCGGGGCAACACTGCACGAACTTGCCCATGTAGTGGCGGCAGGGGTTCCGGGCGGAGATGTCAGCAGTGACTCTGCCATTCTTGTAAAACTGGGAAGAGTGCTGCTGCTGATACCAGTTGCCCTTATCATAAGCTTTGTTTACAGCAGAAAAAACAGCAGTAAGAGCCGCAATATAGGGAAGCTGCCAATCCCATGGTTTATTTTCGGATTTCTCCTTACCAGCCTGATCAATACTATGTTCTCCATACCCGGCAGCATCATCAGCATCTTTTTGTTACTGAGCACCTACCTCCTCGCAATGGGTATGGCAGGGCTGGGGCTTAATATTAAATGGAAAGACTTTGTGAAAGTTGGCTTTAAACCTGTTGCTGTTGCCATTGCAGGCTTCCTGGGTCTTCTTGCCATAACCCCGCTGCTGCTCTTACTATATAAAATTTTTTAA
- a CDS encoding selenium metabolism-associated LysR family transcriptional regulator, translating into MNLDYLKVFYVTANNKSFSQTAKDLHLSQSSVSLQIKQLEEQWDCQLFERTTKKISLTPAGEILYHKVKKLIALMNETENELEELKGSVHGDLKVGASLTIGEHVLPFLLADFSSLYPKVSLHLNVYNSRHIVEKLLNHEINLGFIESMLSYPALKQVPFAKDELIIIASPENKFIKTDNITIEELLSVPIIIREKGSGTRQVMEDSFRRCHVDASKLNVIMELKHTEAIKTCVEAGLGISIISKSAVKKELRLGTLKQLHIDGISMQRDFYMIYHEEALKHTSRKLMEYISSRH; encoded by the coding sequence ATGAACCTCGACTATCTGAAAGTATTTTATGTCACAGCAAATAATAAAAGTTTTTCCCAGACTGCCAAAGATCTTCACCTCTCTCAATCAAGTGTCAGCCTTCAAATCAAACAACTCGAAGAACAGTGGGACTGTCAGCTCTTTGAACGGACAACAAAAAAAATCTCGCTGACACCCGCAGGGGAAATCCTCTATCATAAAGTCAAAAAGCTGATAGCTTTAATGAATGAAACTGAAAATGAACTGGAAGAATTAAAGGGAAGTGTACATGGGGACTTAAAGGTCGGAGCCAGCTTAACGATCGGGGAGCATGTACTCCCCTTTTTATTAGCCGATTTTTCGAGTCTCTATCCAAAAGTCAGCCTGCATTTAAATGTATATAATTCCAGGCATATTGTTGAGAAACTATTAAATCATGAAATTAACTTAGGGTTCATTGAATCCATGCTCTCCTATCCAGCCTTAAAACAAGTTCCTTTTGCCAAAGATGAGCTGATTATCATAGCCTCCCCTGAAAATAAATTCATTAAGACGGACAATATAACCATCGAGGAGCTCCTGTCAGTTCCTATTATTATCCGTGAGAAAGGATCAGGAACACGGCAAGTGATGGAGGATTCCTTTAGAAGATGCCATGTAGATGCATCCAAATTGAATGTCATTATGGAATTGAAGCACACCGAAGCCATAAAAACATGTGTCGAAGCAGGATTAGGAATTTCCATCATCTCAAAATCCGCTGTGAAAAAAGAACTTCGGCTGGGAACTTTAAAACAATTACATATAGACGGAATTTCAATGCAGCGGGACTTTTACATGATCTATCATGAGGAAGCCCTGAAACATACCAGCAGGAAGCTGATGGAATATATCTCATCGAGACATTGA
- a CDS encoding APC family permease has product MEERVQLEKTFKPQWVWAIALGSAIGWGAFILPAEWMGKAGPIGAVIGLTIGALLMMVIAVSYGVLIEKFPVSGGEFAYAYIGFGRKHAFICGWFLTLGYICIVALNASALALLGKFMLPSLTNIGLLYEIGGWQVYLGEVLIATAALLIFAYFNIKGASISGSLQYIFCIILVAGVFLLTISMILSPSSDLSNLQPFFKPGIPALTGIIAIIAIAPWAYVGFDNIPQAAEEFNFPPKKAFKLIIYSLIVACVLYSFMIIATAVAMPWQNLVAGKPIWGTGDVISDTLGAFGVLLLAISLCMGVFTGLNGFYVSSSRLLFAMGRAKVVPKAFSRLHPKHGTPYVGILFTCALCLFAPWFGRPVLLWIVDMSATGVTIAYFYTCYTAYKLFSWTEAADGKMVSPGKKLVAMIGALSGLAFLGLLLVPGSPSALGAPSLIALIVWSVLGLAFYLYKRKEYNQIPKSTLDYYILGSTDTNGMEDKTDSQVNIKIDA; this is encoded by the coding sequence ATGGAAGAAAGGGTACAGCTGGAGAAAACGTTTAAACCGCAATGGGTGTGGGCTATCGCGCTCGGTTCTGCCATTGGCTGGGGAGCCTTTATTCTGCCGGCAGAATGGATGGGGAAAGCAGGGCCAATTGGTGCAGTGATCGGGTTAACCATTGGTGCATTACTAATGATGGTCATTGCTGTCAGCTACGGGGTTTTAATTGAAAAGTTTCCTGTTTCAGGGGGTGAGTTTGCTTATGCATATATTGGATTTGGGAGGAAACATGCCTTTATTTGCGGATGGTTTCTGACTCTTGGCTATATTTGTATTGTAGCTCTGAATGCGTCTGCATTGGCATTGCTCGGAAAGTTTATGCTTCCCTCGCTGACAAACATCGGACTGTTATATGAAATAGGCGGCTGGCAGGTATATTTGGGTGAAGTATTGATTGCGACTGCAGCACTTCTGATCTTTGCCTATTTTAATATAAAAGGTGCTTCCATTTCTGGCAGTCTACAATATATATTCTGTATTATCCTCGTTGCCGGTGTGTTTCTGCTCACCATCAGCATGATTTTAAGTCCATCTTCAGACCTGTCAAATCTTCAGCCTTTCTTTAAACCGGGGATTCCTGCCCTGACTGGAATTATCGCAATCATCGCGATTGCTCCATGGGCATATGTAGGGTTTGATAACATTCCGCAGGCCGCTGAAGAATTTAATTTTCCTCCTAAGAAGGCATTCAAGCTTATCATATATTCGTTAATTGTAGCTTGTGTCTTATACTCCTTCATGATTATTGCAACAGCAGTGGCAATGCCATGGCAAAACCTTGTTGCCGGAAAGCCGATTTGGGGGACAGGTGATGTCATCTCTGATACGTTAGGTGCCTTCGGAGTGCTTCTTCTCGCAATATCCCTTTGTATGGGTGTATTCACAGGCCTTAACGGATTCTATGTATCTTCCAGCCGTTTATTGTTTGCGATGGGGAGAGCTAAAGTAGTTCCTAAAGCATTTTCCAGGCTTCACCCGAAGCATGGCACCCCTTATGTAGGGATTCTGTTCACATGTGCCCTTTGCCTGTTTGCTCCATGGTTTGGGCGTCCAGTCCTATTATGGATTGTTGACATGTCAGCAACAGGAGTAACCATTGCCTACTTTTATACTTGTTACACAGCCTATAAGCTATTCAGCTGGACAGAAGCAGCCGATGGAAAAATGGTCTCGCCCGGCAAAAAACTGGTTGCTATGATAGGAGCGCTAAGCGGGCTTGCATTTCTTGGCTTGCTGCTCGTTCCCGGATCTCCCTCAGCACTAGGAGCACCTTCACTGATCGCCTTAATCGTTTGGTCAGTATTAGGATTAGCATTCTATTTATATAAAAGGAAAGAATACAATCAAATACCTAAAAGTACACTTGATTATTATATTTTAGGCAGTACAGATACAAATGGAATGGAAGATAAAACGGATAGCCAGGTTAATATTAAAATTGACGCTTAA
- a CDS encoding amidohydrolase: protein MSILIIKNANIITFDQQNTKAKSLLVRNGIIEKIWDKTEPDRSEIPNSLDVEIKDLKGATLLPGFIDTHSHLLMYGQMLNYVDCRSPRNKNIGDIKREIAERAGKAKPGEWVMGWGYDDTLLEDKRHPDRCDLDHAAPNNPVFIRHISGHFGAANSKALEMAGIDESISNPHGGYFTRDNNGRLDGVIHEIPALEFIFPFLPSPSSDEQIKNIENAAKVYLSKGITTCTDAGVGLDRGIEELNAHIAAINSGKNPMNMRLMILHHLLRDGSAFSGYTADQLDLELKRRTKNRVSLDSAKLFQDGSIQGLTGALREPYHSDESVYGELLHDQNKFAEEMLDLHNRGFRIAIHGNGDRAIESILEAFDYVLSKSPMEDHRHRIEHVQTAGSDDLDVMQRLGVAASFFINHVYFWGDRHRRIFLGEKRAARINPLADAVDRNLLFTLHSDCPITPISPLFSIWAAVNRITLEGDVLGADQKIDVLDALKAMTSYGAALNFEEDSAGTIEEGKRGDFVVLDADPLTCPAMELKDIPILATIISGKVVWENTEKAYTHS from the coding sequence GTGAGTATCCTTATCATAAAAAATGCAAATATTATTACGTTTGATCAACAAAACACTAAGGCAAAATCATTGCTTGTCAGGAATGGCATCATCGAAAAAATTTGGGATAAAACCGAACCGGACCGTTCGGAAATTCCAAATAGTCTTGATGTCGAGATCAAGGATTTAAAAGGAGCCACGCTGCTTCCGGGGTTTATTGACACACATAGTCATTTATTAATGTACGGGCAAATGCTGAATTATGTTGATTGCAGATCCCCGCGGAATAAAAACATTGGTGATATAAAGCGAGAGATAGCAGAAAGGGCGGGTAAAGCGAAACCTGGAGAATGGGTCATGGGGTGGGGGTATGATGATACCCTCCTGGAGGATAAAAGGCATCCGGACAGGTGTGATTTAGATCATGCAGCTCCGAACAATCCCGTTTTTATCCGGCATATTTCCGGACACTTTGGTGCTGCCAATTCCAAAGCTCTTGAAATGGCTGGAATCGATGAAAGCATTTCGAATCCGCATGGCGGGTACTTTACACGCGATAATAATGGAAGGCTGGACGGTGTCATTCACGAAATTCCCGCTCTGGAATTTATTTTTCCATTCCTGCCTTCCCCGTCAAGCGATGAACAAATTAAAAATATAGAGAATGCGGCAAAGGTGTACCTGTCTAAGGGGATCACCACATGTACAGATGCCGGCGTGGGCCTTGACAGAGGAATAGAAGAATTAAATGCGCATATAGCGGCCATTAATTCAGGGAAGAATCCGATGAATATGCGGCTAATGATCCTGCATCATCTTTTAAGAGATGGCAGTGCTTTTTCCGGTTATACTGCCGATCAGCTGGACCTTGAATTAAAGAGACGAACTAAAAACAGAGTTTCTCTGGATAGTGCTAAATTATTTCAGGATGGATCCATCCAGGGACTTACAGGTGCACTCCGCGAACCTTATCATTCTGATGAATCTGTATACGGTGAACTCTTGCATGATCAAAACAAATTTGCAGAAGAAATGCTGGATCTCCATAATAGAGGGTTTAGGATTGCGATTCATGGAAACGGAGATCGGGCAATCGAATCTATCCTTGAGGCCTTCGATTATGTTCTGTCAAAAAGTCCGATGGAAGACCACAGGCATCGCATTGAACATGTACAGACTGCAGGCAGTGATGACCTTGATGTCATGCAAAGATTAGGTGTGGCTGCTTCCTTTTTCATCAATCATGTTTATTTTTGGGGAGATCGGCACCGCAGGATATTCCTCGGTGAGAAGAGAGCGGCAAGAATTAATCCTTTGGCTGATGCAGTTGACCGCAATTTGCTGTTCACACTGCATTCTGATTGCCCAATTACTCCCATTTCGCCCCTGTTTTCCATATGGGCGGCTGTGAACCGCATCACTTTAGAAGGGGATGTTCTTGGTGCTGATCAGAAAATTGATGTTCTGGATGCTTTAAAAGCGATGACGTCTTACGGGGCAGCTCTGAACTTTGAAGAAGATTCCGCAGGCACCATTGAAGAAGGAAAAAGAGGAGATTTTGTTGTCCTGGATGCCGACCCTCTTACTTGTCCAGCAATGGAATTAAAGGATATTCCTATATTGGCGACCATTATTTCCGGTAAGGTTGTGTGGGAGAATACAGAAAAAGCTTACACTCATTCATAG
- a CDS encoding sodium:solute symporter family protein, with the protein MSWYFGYILAYFIFMFAIGIYYFTKIKTSDSYLIAGWNMGFWNIVGTIISTNCGAAVFIGWIGMGFTMGVSGFFKFALPAMLVSMLLIFFFSRPLRRQRLYTLADLFSERFGSKTGIIPSVLSAFIYSVPTTALQIVGMSTVFSIAFNMNVKTGIVLSFILILGFTILSGLVATIVTDAIQSVILIVGIVMLAYAALQFGGGMEHILSSTPKNFLTPLGANGLGDVLLFALSVAPFYLVWQSTWQRIFASKTEDIAIKAGLTGYAITLCISVLPYSIGIMARQFVPADIHPDLIFSYVTVEMLPPYIGGIILIGLLSALMTGADSFILQGSSNITQDLYHRLLNPNATEKQMMFVSRLSVVIISVLSLLVAFALTDIVSMYQWALRLSATTLVFPFLAIMFWRRTTNTAVISSMLLACFTTILWPLLHSGIDQTIPGFIMSFCSLVIISFWTKHSPSENVKAVYWEDLPSAKRKINDINSAENKAV; encoded by the coding sequence ATGAGCTGGTATTTTGGATATATTTTAGCGTATTTCATATTCATGTTCGCAATTGGAATCTATTATTTTACAAAAATTAAAACCTCTGACAGTTATTTGATTGCAGGCTGGAATATGGGTTTTTGGAATATTGTCGGAACCATCATCAGCACGAATTGCGGTGCTGCCGTTTTTATTGGCTGGATTGGAATGGGATTCACAATGGGCGTATCTGGATTTTTTAAATTTGCCTTACCAGCCATGCTTGTCAGTATGCTCTTGATCTTCTTTTTTAGCCGTCCATTAAGAAGACAGAGATTATATACACTTGCGGACCTTTTTAGTGAAAGGTTTGGATCAAAAACCGGTATCATTCCATCCGTGTTATCTGCTTTCATATATTCTGTTCCCACAACTGCCCTGCAGATTGTAGGGATGAGTACCGTATTCAGCATTGCTTTTAATATGAACGTGAAAACGGGAATTGTGCTTTCTTTCATTCTGATCCTCGGCTTTACGATTTTAAGCGGCTTAGTAGCGACAATTGTAACGGATGCCATTCAAAGCGTGATCCTAATTGTAGGGATTGTAATGCTCGCATATGCAGCCCTGCAATTTGGCGGAGGAATGGAGCACATTCTCAGTAGCACGCCGAAAAATTTTTTAACACCGCTTGGGGCGAATGGCCTTGGGGATGTACTGCTTTTTGCCCTTTCTGTGGCTCCGTTCTACTTAGTTTGGCAATCCACATGGCAGCGGATTTTTGCTTCTAAGACAGAAGATATTGCCATTAAAGCAGGCCTGACCGGTTATGCCATTACTTTATGCATTTCTGTGCTTCCATATAGTATAGGAATTATGGCAAGGCAATTTGTGCCAGCCGATATTCACCCAGATTTAATTTTCTCCTATGTAACCGTGGAAATGCTTCCTCCATATATTGGAGGCATTATTCTAATCGGACTCCTATCAGCACTTATGACAGGTGCAGACTCCTTCATTTTACAAGGAAGCTCTAATATTACTCAGGATTTGTATCACCGGCTATTAAATCCCAATGCAACAGAAAAGCAAATGATGTTTGTTTCCCGCTTGAGTGTAGTGATTATATCGGTATTATCACTGTTAGTCGCCTTTGCATTAACAGATATTGTCAGTATGTATCAATGGGCACTCAGGCTGTCAGCAACAACTCTTGTATTTCCGTTTCTGGCCATTATGTTCTGGAGGAGGACAACCAACACCGCTGTCATTTCGAGCATGCTCCTGGCCTGCTTCACGACCATTCTATGGCCTCTTCTCCATTCAGGAATCGATCAGACCATACCTGGCTTTATCATGTCCTTTTGTTCGCTTGTCATAATTAGTTTCTGGACAAAACATTCACCATCAGAAAATGTAAAGGCTGTTTACTGGGAAGACCTCCCTTCAGCAAAAAGAAAGATAAACGATATCAATTCAGCAGAAAACAAGGCTGTCTAA